Genomic segment of Pseudoliparis swirei isolate HS2019 ecotype Mariana Trench unplaced genomic scaffold, NWPU_hadal_v1 hadal_30, whole genome shotgun sequence:
TACTAAACTTCCAGGGCAAGTAGTTGGTCTCCCCCGCGTCAAATTTAAAAGAGGACACTCCGTACCTGGAGCGCAGCGAGCGCAGCTGGGAGGAAAACCAGTCGCGGGCTTCCGGATTGGTGAAGTCCAGAATGGCACCGACGCCGTTCCACCAGCGCACCATGGCCGGCAGCCGGCCCGTGGGCTCCCGGACAAACAGACCCCTCTGCACGCAGGTGTGGAAGTTCTCAGAGTCGTAGTTCACAAACGGGTGAGTCCAGAGCGACACCGAGAATCCGTCGGATTTCAGGGATTGGAACATGGCCGAGGCGTTGGGGAACTTGGTCCGGTCAAACTCAAAGTCTCCGTAGCGGCTGGTGTAGCGGTCGTCGACCTCCAGGTGGCTGCAGTTGAACTTGTATTTGCGAATGTTGGCGGCGTACGTCAAGACTTTCTCCTGGTCGATGTCCGTCTTATGGAGGGCCCAGGTCGACCAGATCGGGTGGCGAAACATGACCTTGGCCGGCACTTTGTTGGGCTTGTTGAAGTACCGGCGGACCATGTACTTGTGGATGGACGTCACATCCAGGCCCACGCACACTCTGTAGCTCAGCTCGGCGCACGGGGCCTCTCCCGGGTTGGGCTTGAAGGGACTGTCGTTGTATCGCGCCTGGAAGGACATGGTCTTCTCCGTGTCATTCCAGCCCAGGTGGAAGGGCACGGAATTATTGATCTTGATGGCCGTAGCGTTGGATGAAAGCCAATAACTTTCCAAGATTCCGCCAAATTCATTGCGGTTGGAGTAGATGTCCCCGGTGACAAAGGGCTTGGCAGCCTGTTGGCCGTGGATAGAAATAGGCCAGTGTTGAATCGCTGACACTGCACCCCCATACCAGTGTGCAAACGTGTACGTCATGGCGTGCTCGACAGGAATGTCAGGAACCAGTTCCTCCCAGCGCACGCGGTAGCACTGCACCGTGTCTTTGGGCCGCACCGTCTCAATGAAGAAGTTCAGCCGGCGGTCCGTGGTGCGTCCGCAGCTCAGGAGCTCCCTTCTTTGGACCAGGAATCCAAATCCAGCGTTCCTGACCTGCCGACATATTACActtctctctcaaacacacacatttcacgTGTATTTTGTCACAGTTAAAAAACACTGAAATGACttatttacatgttacatacattttctgatGCATCTGAAATATGCCCAAGTCCACTGAAACAATTCTAACCTGAAGTCCATTCTGAAGACAATTGACCCTCCCTGGTTGCGGATAATGTAGCCGTCTTTATTCAGATCCAGGAGCTGAGTCTTCAGCAGCTCAGCCTTGCGTAGCGAGGCGATGTAGTAACACCACGCAGTCACCGCGGCAACCACCAGCACCAGACCCAGGACCCCGGCCCCCACTAGGGGCCGGGTCTCCTTGCTGCACTTCTGCTTGGGGATCACGTCTGTAATGGTGCCTCCCGCTCCGCCGGGAACCACCTGGTACATGACGGGTCTGCCTGTTGCTGCTCAAGGGTCAGAGAAAGGTTTTCCAGGAAACCTGGACTGTTGCACTCGCCTGTCATGAGAGAAAGAACAACGCTTTGAAAAGTCAGCGTCAAGGTCTTCACGCAGGATTTGCTTTTCTTATCTCAACACGAGATCATAAAAGAACTAAAAGGCAGCTTGTACTATGAGCCTCCATGCAGAGCATTCGCTTAACGCTGATCCCAGTTCGCTTTAGTTCAATTATTTAAAACCCCTGAACTATCAGAGACATTGAGAAATCTAGTCAGTGTAAagcctccatgacgtctcataccgtgtatgacacggtatgagacgtcatgtaggacacggtatgagacgtcatggaggacacggtatgagacgtcatggaggacacggtatgagacgtcatgtatgacacggtatgagacgtcatgtatgacacggtatgagacgtcatggaggacacggtatgagacatcatggaggacacggtatgagacgtcatggaggacacggtatgagacgtcatggaggacacggtatgagacgtcatggaggacacggtatgagacatcatggaggacacggtatgagacgtcatgtatgacacggtatgagacgtcatgtatgacacggtatgagacgtcatggaggacacggtatgagacatcatggaggacacggtatgagacgtcatggaggacacggtatgagacgtcatgtaggacacggtatgagacgtcatggaggacacggtatgagacatcatggaggacacggtatgagacgtcatgtatgacacggtatgagacgtcatggaggacacggtatgagatgtcatggaggacacggtatgagacgtcatgtaggacacggtatgagacgtcatgtaggacacggtatgagacgtcatggaggacacggtatgagacgtcatggaggacacggtatgagacgtcatgtaggacacggtatgagacgtcatggaggacacggtatgagacgtcatgtatgacacggtatgagacgtcatggaggacacggtatgagacgtcatgtaggacacggtatgagacgtcatggaggacacggtatgagacgtcatgtatgacacggtatgagacgtcatggaggacacggtatgagacgtcatggaggacacggtatgagacgtcatgtaggacacggtatgagacgtcatggaggacacggtatgagacgtcatgtaggacacggtatgagacgtcatgtaggacacggtatgagacgtcatggaggacacggtatgagacgtcatgtaggacacggtatgagacgtcatgaggacacggtatgagacgtcatggaggacacggtatgagacgtcatggaggacacggtatgagacgtcatggaggacacggtatgagacgtcatggaggacacggtatgagacgtcatggaggacacggtatgagacgtcatgtaggacacggtatgagacgtcatggaggacacggtatgagacgtcatggaggacacggtatgagacgtcatggaggacacggtatgagacgtcatggaggacacggtatgagacgtcatgaggacacggtatgagacgtcatggaggacacggtatgagacgtcatggaggacacggtatgagacgtcatggaggacacggtatgagacgtcatggaggacacggtatgagacgtcatgtaggacacggtacgagacgtcatggaggacacggtatgagacgtcatgaggacacggtatgagacgtcatgtaggacacggtatgagacgtcatggaggacacggtatgagacgtcatggaggacacggtatgagacgtcatggaggacacggtatgagacgtcatggaggacacggtatgagacgtcatggaggacacggtatgagacgtcatggaggacacggtatgaggcgtcatggaggacacggtatgagacgtcatggaggacacggtatgagacgtcatggaggacacggtatgagacgtcatggaggacacggtatgagacgtcatggaggacacggtatgagacgtcatggaggacacggtatgagacgtcatggaggacacggtatgagacgtcatggaggacacggtatgagacgtcatggaggacacggtatgagacgtcatggaggacacggtatgagacgtcatggaggacacggtatgagacgtcatggaggacacggtatgagacgtcatggaggacacggtatgagacgtcatggaggacacggtatgagacgtcatggaggacacggtatgagacgtcatggaggacacggtatgagacgtcatggaggacacggtatgagacgtcatggaggacacggtatgagacgtcatggaggacacggtatgagacgtcatggaggacacggtatgagacgtcatgtaggacacggtatgaggcgtcatggaggacacggtatgagacgtcatggaggacacggtatgagacgtcatgtaggacacggtatgagacgtcatggaggacacggtatgagacgtcatggaggacacggtatgagacgtcatggaggacacggtatgagacgtcatggaggacacggtatgagacgtcatgtaggacacggtatgagacgtcatggaggacacggtatgagacgtcatggaggacacggtatgagacgtcatgtaggacacggtatgagacgtcatggaggacacggtatgagacgtcatggaggacacggtatgagacgtcatgtaggacacggtatgagacgtcatggaggacacggtatgagacgtcatggaggacacggtatgagacgtcatgtaggacacggtatgagacgtcatggaggacacggtatgagacgtcatggaggacacggtatgagacgtcatgtaggacacggtatgagacgtcatggaggacacggtatgagacgtcatgtaggacacggtatgagacgtcatgtaggacacggtatgagacgtcatggaggacacggtatgagacgtcatgtaggacacggtatgagacgtcatggaggacacggtatgagacgtcatggaggacacggtatgagacgtcatggaggacacggtatgagacgtcatgtaggacacggtatgagacgtcatggaggacacggtatgagacgtcatggaggacacggtatgagacgtcatggaggacacggtatgagacgtc
This window contains:
- the myorg gene encoding LOW QUALITY PROTEIN: myogenesis-regulating glycosidase (The sequence of the model RefSeq protein was modified relative to this genomic sequence to represent the inferred CDS: inserted 1 base in 1 codon), which produces MYQVVPGGAGGTITDVIPKQKCSKETRPLVGAGVLGLVLVVAAVTAWCYYIASLRKAELLKTQLLDLNKDGYIIRNQGGSIVFRMDFRSGTLDLDSWSKEGXLLSCGRTTDRRLNFFIETVRPKDTVQCYRVRWEELVPDIPVEHAMTYTFAHWYGGAVSAIQHWPISIHGQQAAKPFVTGDIYSNRNEFGGILESYWLSSNATAIKINNSVPFHLGWNDTEKTMSFQARYNDSPFKPNPGEAPCAELSYRVCVGLDVTSIHKYMVRRYFNKPNKVPAKVMFRHPIWSTWALHKTDIDQEKVLTYAANIRKYKFNCSHLEVDDRYTSRYGDFEFDRTKFPNASAMFQSLKSDGFSVSLWTHPFVNYDSENFHTCVQRGLFVREPTGRLPAMVRWWNGVGAILDFTNPEARDWFSSQLRSLRSRYGVSSFKFDAGETNYLPWKFSTRTPIRDPSFFTRRYTEMAIPYNDRAELRSGYQSQNISCFFRPIDRDSVWGYELGLKSLIPTVLTIGILGYQFILPDMIGGNAYLNRTDGNGVLPDRELYIRWLELAAFMPSMQFSIPPWAYDNEVVDIARKYTALHESIVAPRVLELAGEVLDTGDPIIRPLWWIATGDETAYKIDSQFLIGDDLMVAPVLEPGKQERDIYLPAGHWRSYKGERYDIKEPLHLTDYPVDLDEIAYFLWV